Proteins co-encoded in one Nematostella vectensis chromosome 15, jaNemVect1.1, whole genome shotgun sequence genomic window:
- the LOC125560725 gene encoding transcription initiation factor IIB-like, whose product MEERTVERTAEDRSPPPYNIPGGPVPEINVPTLMPEFALFDRALTEYETSRASLGDEDSSNTLCNHDDLVTEDGVTSCLECGEQMQRVIAHEREWGFYGHSDGKRSSDPSRVQVRRSEDRNIDKDVENMGFSGVIVAKANEIYTQVTKGQIFRGDPRKAIVFACIYYAYKMSGKCQTPKTLMETFGLSRKSCLKGLKIFSINMPKDYLLHGTSPTVVDHIRDVMDRFSASPTQKGEVVQLYYRSKNRSSELNRARPQSFAVALTYYWVRLKGVDITLKKFSERTGVSELTISRKAREVATVLGTPGVV is encoded by the coding sequence ATGGAGGAACGAACAGTTGAACGTACGGCTGAAGAtcggtcaccaccaccatacaATATCCCCGGCGGACCGGTGCCTGAGATTAACGTCCCCACCCTCATGCCGGAATTTGCACTGTTTGACCGAGCCCTCACCGAATACGAGACTAGTAGAGCCTCCTTGGGAGACGAGGATAGTAGTAACACTCTTTGCAATCATGACGACCTAGTCACAGAAGACGGGGTCACTAGTTGCTTAGAGTGCGGGGAACAGATGCAGCGCGTGATCGCGCACGAAAGGGAATGGGGTTTTTACGGACATTCCGACGGCAAACGGTCTTCGGACCCAAGTCGGGTCCAGGTACGTAGGTCTGAGGATAGAAATATTGACAAGGATGTGGAAAACATGGGTTTTAGTGGGGTAATTGTAGCCAAAGCTAACGAGATATACACTCAGGTGACGAAAGGCCAGATTTTTCGCGGCGACCCACGGAAGGCGATCGTCTTTGCGTGTATCTACTACGCCTACAAGATGTCTGGTAAGTGTCAGACACCGAAAACCTTGATGGAAACTTTTGGATTGAGCAGGAAGAGTTGCCTTAAGGGTCTAAAAATCTTCAGTATTAACATGCCTAAAGATTACTTACTACACGGAACGTCTCCCACCGTCGTGGACCACATTCGcgatgtgatggatagattcTCGGCGTCCCCCACACAGAAGGGAGAGGTGGTCCAGCTCTACTACAGATCTAAGAACCGCTCGTCTGAGTTGAATCGCGCTCGCCCACAATCCTTTGCGGTCGCTTTAACCTATTACTGGGTACGGCTAAAGGGGGTCGATATTACACTTAAAAAATTCTCCGAAAGAACGGGCGTCTCCGAGTTAACCATCAGTAGGAAAGCGAGAGAAGTGGCCACAGTCCTGGGTACGCCTGGTGTGGTATGA